The Malus sylvestris chromosome 14, drMalSylv7.2, whole genome shotgun sequence genome segment ttgtcccacatcggccaaaagagaagagagaaagcactttaaatagaattaccccactaTTACTAATATCGAGGctttttgtaataaaacctcacacctgaggattgtgctggtggttaagtggggatagtatcggtgttgttggatgGACCCTCGGCTCGTCGACctgaaaatttcaacattaTTGTATGGTCTTTATTTGATTTGTATAAGCTTTTATTAAGTTGATTCACTTTAATATCTGGTTGGTGAAATAATCTATGTTTATGATgtgattatattattattattattattattattattatatcgCGGATAtttgaacaaacaaacaacataaCATAAGTGaatcattttaattaattgctgttttttattatttttaaacgtGTCGTGGTCTTATTCTAATGTAAGTCCAAACGTGCAACCatgatgtttgtttatttgcaaAATTCTTTCCTTAGTGGCCAATCCTACCATGTTCTAAGCAGGAGGTcagatcatttttcttttttataaaacGGATCAGTTAATTGTTTTGTTAGGGAATTATTATTAGtatttcaaaaatttcatttggtgtttcaaattttttataattagaaaagaaaatactttgtgaaaaaaaaaatgaaatttttgaagtgctaattataatctacttttttttttagactGAAAAGGCACATAAAGGTATTTAAATATCTCTTTAACTACAATAGTATGTATTATTAGTGTAAAAAATTACACTTAAGACATACTATATAAAGTACAACCTTTAATTCGTTACCAATCACTTAATCAAAATGTTAGCAGGAGGTCAGTCAGATCTTGATTGCCGAGTCTTACGCTTGCAGCAGCGGCCAGTTTGCCAACTTGGAAACAGCTCTCCAAGGCGCGTGTTACAAAGCGCGTCGGAGAACGAGTTACACGACTTTCAACGGGTGCCAGAAAAAAAAGAGTAGCCGCAGCCAACCGAGGAGGAACGaaggaaaaacaaaaccaaGCACAGCTCTCTTTACATCGCAAGTCTGAAGCCGCAGCTGCTCGTTACACGCATTTGACTgccaaatttaatttaattatattaaattactaatttcaatattaatttaaaatagaaaatacCAAACTTTGCAGAGACCGACTCCCTCAATTTAGgattggattctctgccctcccaattcGGTGTCCTTCCCGTGtttttctgtttgtgtggtcacggttaagtcacgtcaatattttatattactattttttttatcttattatttttataaaaaacaatataaaatgttagcatagattaaccgtgaccacacaaaacaggagggcacgaaaAAGACACCGAAATGGGaaggcagagaatccaagtccctcAATTTAAGCCTTTGACAGCTTCTTTCCATTTCTCACCTCCATCAActcgtctttctctctctagaaagcAAGAAGCAAGCAGCTTCtcaatgaaaaaaattgaacactataaaatcaatcgataatataaaaaatagttCAACTTATTATAAGTTTACGTAAGATCTCTTTTCTTATTAACGGGAGATTTATTCTCAAAACTCAACatataaaaaacccaaaacccatctcCCATCTCTCTCCTTAAAACATAGGAGGAATCCAAGAAAATAGCATTGCTTTCCCTGCTATTTGAAAATCTCTCTCCATTTCCTCATCTGGGTTTTGTTCCCAGTCCATCAAACTCTCTTTctcctctccccctctctctctctctctacaaaacgcagaaagcagaaaagcaggggacaagaaaaataaagatcAAAGCTTTTTTGTTGTGCATAAGAAATAATGGCGCGGTATCAGCGGCACCAGCACAACCAGTGGAGAAAAGTTGAAAAGCCTTGTGCAGCCgcagaggaagatgaagaatcACAGACCACCACCTTTCTAATGGAGTTTGCAAACTCTGGTTACTATTACAAGAGAACAAGTCCCAAGCTTCTCTATCTCCTCTTCATCTCTTTCCTCTCTTGCAGCTTCATCTTAGCCCCTCATCTTTTCAGCTCCACCaccactttctctctcctttgtaactttctctctcatctttttatgttcttttctttgttcttaTCTTGCTGCATGTGTATGACGGTGGTgttgttttttgggtttttgtagATTCAACACCTGTGGAAGATATGGATGTAAATGTTCCCTTGTGTTCTTCAATCTCTAACGGTGAGTGCGCTGCCTTTCGCTTTCTCTTTTGATCTTGTATTGTCAAATAGAATTGATATACTGCTAAAGGTCTTCACTTTTATTGGAGCGATATTCTAATCTAATTTATAGTaaggggaaggggaaggggaaggggaagggCACTCGAGCTTGGGTCCAGAGCGATAGCACGCTGCTCTAGCCAACTTAGCTACGTCCAAGTCTGAAGTCGGGTTTTGAATTAGCATTCGCTTAGGCCCAATTTGgttcatgaaaaataaagggGAAGGAATGGAAACAAGGAAAAATTAATGAACAAAAATGGGGAAGGAGAGAAAATATATTGATAGGTTTATAATATCTAGTACCGAGTTTTTTgaactctctctctgtctcatgtgttttgattttgatgagaGATTGTAATCCCATCATAAACTTCAAAtgcttttgataattgatgtttattttgttaataCAAATGAGTTAAAAGTTGTCTCTGTGCCTTCAGGAACTATATGTTGCGATCGAAGCAATATTCGTTCAGATATTTGTGTAATGAAGGGGGATGTAAGAACACAGTCTGCTTCCTCCACTATCTTCCTCTACCGATCTACAGAAGGAAGTAGCTTCCAAAATCGTGTTTCTGATGTTGTtgaggaaaatgaagaagatgaaacagGGGAACTAGAGCATGAAAAGGTCAAACCGTATACACGGAAATGGGAAACAAGTGTCATGGACACCATTGATGAATTACAGCTCATTGCGAAGAAAGACACTCTAGGCATGCACCACCGGTGTGATGTGCAGCACGATGTTCCGGCAGTGTTTTTCTCAACCGGGGGATATACCGGTAATGTCTATCATGAATTTAATGATGGGATTATGCCATTGTTCATTACTTCCCAGCGTTTCAACAAGAAGGTTGTGTTTGTCATTCTCGATTACCATAATTGGTGGGTGACGAAATATGGTGACATTGTTTCTCAACTATCAGATTATCCGCCTATAGACTTTAGTGGAGATACAAGAACTCATTGCTTCCCAGAGGTCACAGTTGGTTTGAGGATTCACGACGAGCTCACTGTGGATTCTTCACTGATGGAGGGAAATGTGAGCATTGTTGACTTTCGAAATCTTCTAGACCGAGCCTACTGGCCTCGAATTAAAAGTCTTATTGAAGACGAGGAACGGGAAGCACAGGAAAAGCTTTCTGCATCTTTGGCATCTAAAAGCTCTTTCGAACCTGAGAGTGCAGTGCAAGAAGATCAGTTCAAGAAGCCTAAACTGGTCATCATATCTCGAAATGGATCAAGAGCGATAACAAATGAGAATTTAATGGTGAGAATGGCCGCGCAAATTGGGTTTGAAGTTAACGTTTTGAGACCTGACCGCACGACAGAGTTAGCAAAGATTTATCGGGCCCTTAATGCGAGTGATGTGATGATTGGGGTTCATGGTGCTGCCATGACACACTTTATGTTCATGAAGCCTGGGTCTGTGTTTATCCAAGTTGTTCCCCTTGGCACTGAGTGGGCAGCGAAGGAGTATTATGGGGAACCTGCAAGGAAGCTCGGCTTAAAATACATCGGCTACCAAATTCTAACTCGGGAGAGCTCGTTATACGCCAAATATGATAAGGATGATCCTGTTCTTAGGGATCCAGAGAGTGTAAACAAAATGGGATGGGAATACACAAAGAAAATCTATCTTGATGGCCAAACTGTGAGATTAGACCTCGGAAGATTTCGAAAGCGATTGGTTCGTGCTTACGGCTACATCTTCCACAGGTTGAACTATCACCCCCATCTTCAATCACGGTAGTTCTGATGGTTTTACTTACATTTTTTACCTTACATAAATCATTTTGAAGGCTGTAGATGGCATAAAATGGTTACTAGGAAGATTATTGTTGGACATAAATGCGACCTATGTACATTTAGAAGCACAAAGACAATTGATTTTGGtaaatacttatgatttttttgagcaacttttttcttttcttcttgcaCCCTTTAACTTTTACTATTCAATTTTCTGCCTCAAAAGCAGCTTTTTTCGCTTTTAAGTGATTTTTGTAAACTAATTGGACTTCTTATTCTTTGATGTCTACTTTTGCTGAAAATTCAAGACtccaatttttgtttctttctgcAATTTTCTTTTGTGGATATGTCTGTTGGTCTATAAGTGCAAGAAGTTTATGGGgcattgtgtgtgtatatataatggTGGCATTGACTTATGAACACTGAAAATTGGTTGGCTCATAAATTGAGATAATTTGAGCattggttttgaactttaattttgtaGGAGTTTTAATCTGATTCTGAATTTGTCACAAAGTAGAATAATGGTTATTTTGGCGAACTCTGTTAGAAGTTAGAACTTTCGTCTCTTATGGTAGTTTTTTAAACCTTTTAATTTGGATGAAAGATTTAACAGTATCATACGTAAGAACCGTTGTTCCATGTAATGATAAGTTTAAAGATCAATACTCGAGATCAAAGCTCCTATTTGTCTAAACTCTGGAGACCAATTCTATTTATGAATTTAACCATGTTCCCTAGTTATATTTTCTGCGAGAGAAATGATCCTTAATATTATTGGTTTGCATCTACTGCGATTGGCACATGCATTTGTTCGGCCAAAAACATTGACTGGAAACTACACATCTTTATGCATTTAAACCCACCATACTTCCAGCGTTAGGCAGCCTGTAATCCCTTCTGTCTGCATCCCTAAACAAATGTTTCTGCATACAAATTTTCTTAAGCAAGGTTAGCAAAACTGCCAGATTTTACTGTCTAATCTT includes the following:
- the LOC126600675 gene encoding xylan glycosyltransferase MUCI21-like encodes the protein MARYQRHQHNQWRKVEKPCAAAEEDEESQTTTFLMEFANSGYYYKRTSPKLLYLLFISFLSCSFILAPHLFSSTTTFSLLYSTPVEDMDVNVPLCSSISNGTICCDRSNIRSDICVMKGDVRTQSASSTIFLYRSTEGSSFQNRVSDVVEENEEDETGELEHEKVKPYTRKWETSVMDTIDELQLIAKKDTLGMHHRCDVQHDVPAVFFSTGGYTGNVYHEFNDGIMPLFITSQRFNKKVVFVILDYHNWWVTKYGDIVSQLSDYPPIDFSGDTRTHCFPEVTVGLRIHDELTVDSSLMEGNVSIVDFRNLLDRAYWPRIKSLIEDEEREAQEKLSASLASKSSFEPESAVQEDQFKKPKLVIISRNGSRAITNENLMVRMAAQIGFEVNVLRPDRTTELAKIYRALNASDVMIGVHGAAMTHFMFMKPGSVFIQVVPLGTEWAAKEYYGEPARKLGLKYIGYQILTRESSLYAKYDKDDPVLRDPESVNKMGWEYTKKIYLDGQTVRLDLGRFRKRLVRAYGYIFHRLNYHPHLQSR